A single Candidatus Thalassolituus haligoni DNA region contains:
- a CDS encoding ShlB/FhaC/HecB family hemolysin secretion/activation protein translates to MTNRLLNSVRAHQHQDHRISTRALLLLPLLSTLGINLPAAAQDLDRIMPEPVPPQVEAEAEAESLADGQPPESPAAAIERFRNEALGALPDEQQLLDKLVDVVLLEDETELDNHSPAHRWDTPALNAITHVFIGLPVSRQSLDRMMMAIRLQLSSEGKPFSLVYTPPQDITDGVVRIVIKPSLAGHIRVEGAHYFSDDSYLSRLRQQPGTEINTQALNEDIERINRNPFRATALQVEKGSEPATTDIVIKAKEKYPLRLFTGYSNNGSATTTMDRLNAGANWGNAFGLGHQASLQWTTDFDIHHSRSVSGNYQIDLPWRHYLTLFGAYSRINAITDPLFNQEGKSWQLGLNYEIPLQKIGTDYTQSLILGLDSKASDNTLELSLPPIIIPISDNLTRIVQFRSRYQGNWKQLLSTSRLGLQLTASPGGLGSDNNDATFQQTRADATADYVYANLDLSRDTTLTGLFEGWNWMIRVAAQKSWANLLSSEQYSTGGANSVRGYEESEVVGDNARLFSQELILPPFAPAQALFNSRAPESLRFYLFQDAARAWSTDPLVGEKHFVLHSMGTGLRYQLFPNLNAQISYGWQLRDSGSNDSGDHGRLHVSLQASY, encoded by the coding sequence ATGACCAACAGACTGCTGAATTCCGTGCGCGCTCACCAGCACCAGGATCACCGGATATCGACCAGAGCGCTGTTACTACTGCCATTGTTATCAACGCTGGGCATCAATCTTCCGGCAGCAGCCCAGGATCTCGACCGCATCATGCCGGAACCGGTGCCACCCCAAGTAGAAGCAGAAGCAGAAGCAGAATCACTAGCTGATGGGCAGCCACCAGAATCACCAGCCGCAGCCATAGAACGCTTTCGTAACGAGGCCCTTGGGGCATTGCCGGATGAACAGCAGTTACTGGATAAACTGGTCGATGTAGTGTTACTGGAAGATGAGACAGAATTGGACAACCACAGCCCTGCTCACCGCTGGGATACTCCCGCCTTAAACGCCATTACTCACGTTTTTATCGGCTTGCCAGTGTCCCGGCAATCGCTCGACCGCATGATGATGGCCATCCGTTTGCAACTGAGCAGTGAAGGCAAACCCTTCTCACTGGTCTACACCCCACCCCAGGATATTACCGACGGGGTTGTGCGTATTGTGATCAAGCCCAGTCTGGCCGGACACATCCGCGTCGAAGGAGCCCATTATTTCTCCGACGACAGCTACCTGTCGCGTCTGCGCCAGCAACCGGGTACAGAGATTAATACCCAGGCTCTGAATGAAGATATTGAGCGCATTAACCGCAACCCCTTTCGGGCAACGGCACTCCAGGTAGAAAAAGGCAGCGAACCGGCCACCACCGACATCGTCATCAAAGCCAAAGAGAAATACCCGCTACGGCTGTTTACCGGTTACAGCAACAACGGCTCAGCCACCACCACCATGGATCGCCTCAACGCAGGAGCCAACTGGGGTAATGCCTTCGGACTAGGCCATCAGGCATCGCTGCAATGGACCACCGATTTTGATATTCATCACTCGCGCTCAGTCTCGGGGAATTATCAGATCGACCTGCCATGGCGGCATTACCTCACCCTGTTCGGGGCCTACTCACGCATTAATGCCATCACAGACCCGCTGTTTAATCAGGAAGGCAAAAGCTGGCAACTGGGCCTGAACTACGAAATCCCGCTGCAAAAAATCGGCACAGACTACACCCAGAGCCTGATTCTCGGCCTCGACAGCAAAGCCAGCGACAACACCCTAGAACTGTCTTTACCGCCGATCATTATCCCCATCAGTGACAACCTGACACGCATCGTCCAGTTTCGCAGCCGCTACCAAGGCAATTGGAAACAACTGCTCAGCACCAGCCGCCTGGGTCTCCAACTGACAGCGTCGCCCGGCGGGCTCGGCAGCGATAACAACGACGCCACCTTCCAGCAAACCCGCGCCGACGCTACCGCAGACTACGTTTACGCCAACCTCGACCTGTCACGAGACACCACCCTGACAGGATTGTTTGAAGGCTGGAACTGGATGATACGAGTAGCCGCCCAAAAATCCTGGGCCAACCTGCTCAGCAGCGAACAGTACAGCACTGGCGGAGCCAACTCGGTACGCGGCTATGAAGAAAGTGAAGTGGTTGGCGACAACGCCCGGCTGTTCAGCCAGGAACTGATTCTACCGCCGTTTGCCCCAGCCCAGGCGCTGTTCAACAGCCGGGCACCAGAGTCCTTGCGATTCTACCTGTTTCAGGATGCTGCCCGAGCATGGAGTACCGACCCATTGGTTGGAGAAAAACACTTTGTGCTGCACAGCATGGGAACAGGCCTGCGTTACCAATTATTCCCCAACCTCAACGCCCAGATCAGTTATGGCTGGCAACTGCGAGACAGCGGCAGTAACGACTCCGGCGACCATGGCCGCCTGCATGTATCACTGCAAGCGAGTTATTAG
- a CDS encoding efflux RND transporter periplasmic adaptor subunit: MNRFFTILITTYVLSGCSQSTESTVEAASDAARWVKIENLVEATKPGHELTGTVKARHEVELAFQVGGKVDQRLVDAGQSVKKGEVLFTLDLRDLRESVVTARANLRAAEATLKLAEKDLERDYQLVDQGYTSRQEYERALLTQEETQARRDVAEAQLSQALNMLEYGVLRAESDGIILDVFIEPGEVVSVGRPVAKLAKSGEREVEVDYPSGAYPPEQGGLLHDGEAIALTRREMAGAADPESRTWKTRYTIDQPLSDLRYGQLVRTRFLVSNDSIPLYKMAISALDERGETPFIWTIVDGEAVPLNVDIQRIDKDHAWVTGSTLEEGLIVISSGTHLLKPGMAVQSLDARGA, from the coding sequence ATGAATCGTTTTTTTACTATTCTGATAACCACTTATGTTTTGTCTGGGTGCTCACAGTCTACCGAGAGCACGGTCGAGGCAGCCTCTGATGCTGCTCGCTGGGTAAAAATAGAAAACCTGGTCGAGGCTACAAAACCCGGCCATGAGTTGACCGGGACAGTCAAAGCGCGCCACGAGGTCGAGTTGGCTTTTCAGGTTGGAGGCAAGGTTGATCAGCGGCTGGTCGATGCTGGGCAGTCTGTTAAAAAAGGGGAGGTGCTGTTCACTCTCGATCTGCGAGACCTGCGCGAGTCTGTTGTGACTGCACGTGCCAACCTGAGGGCAGCAGAAGCAACGCTGAAACTTGCTGAAAAAGATCTGGAGCGTGACTATCAATTGGTAGATCAGGGCTATACCAGTCGGCAGGAATACGAGAGGGCGTTACTGACCCAGGAAGAGACGCAAGCGCGTCGTGATGTTGCTGAGGCCCAGCTGTCCCAGGCCTTGAATATGTTGGAATATGGGGTACTCAGAGCAGAGAGCGACGGCATCATACTGGATGTGTTTATCGAACCGGGAGAGGTGGTCAGTGTGGGGCGGCCAGTTGCAAAACTGGCTAAATCGGGAGAGCGGGAAGTTGAGGTGGATTACCCTTCTGGCGCATATCCTCCAGAGCAAGGAGGGTTACTGCATGACGGAGAGGCCATAGCACTGACGCGGAGAGAGATGGCCGGGGCGGCCGACCCGGAAAGCCGTACCTGGAAAACACGCTACACGATAGATCAACCACTGTCAGACCTAAGGTATGGCCAGCTTGTCAGAACACGGTTCCTGGTCAGCAACGATTCAATACCACTTTATAAAATGGCCATTTCTGCCCTGGATGAACGTGGTGAGACCCCCTTTATCTGGACAATAGTGGATGGCGAAGCAGTGCCGCTCAACGTTGATATCCAGCGTATCGACAAAGATCATGCCTGGGTCACTGGTTCAACTCTGGAAGAGGGGCTGATTGTTATTTCTAGCGGTACACACCTGCTCAAGCCCGGCATGGCAGTGCAATCACTTGATGCCAGGGGGGCGTGA
- a CDS encoding efflux RND transporter permease subunit — MAFPNLSRIAVRESSVTLFFITLSLVAGLYAFTSLGRAEDPDFTVRVMMVTVLWPGAAADELQDSVVDRLEKRIQEVEDLYKIETTVRAGRADLQVEFQDYTDAKHVPDRFYQVRRRMQDEASQLPDGVIGPIVNEDFGDVYFTLVALTASGVAQRELIRDAEAIRDRVQRVQGVEKAEILGERSEQVFVDFDMTKLQGLGVSLTDIIEAIQANNRLLPAGHISTAGPKVYLRLDDDLSNLEALQEVPVRIDEHLIRLGDIATISRGYEDPPSYLIRSSGEDALLIGVVMRRGENGLAFGKRLRAFWENERVMLPLGMELDLLTNQEEAIIGAVNLFQVKFLVAVLVVMAVTMLAVGLRAGIVVGIAIPVTLGLSFIVMLAMGINLDRITLGALIIALGLLVDDAIIAIEMMIVKLEEGWDKLLAASHAWNVTAAPMLYGTLVTVAGFVPIGFARSSVGEYAGNIFWVLAIALLLSWVVAVVFTPYLGVKILPDNLYHSSHSNKEAYSSRPYRMLRKLIIGTLAHRKIVVLSTFALLFISIVGMIGPVQKQFFPVSDRLEVLVSIYHPQGTSIEATDATVQKIERLMEGTSGIKSMSAYIGAGAPRFFISASPEQPNSAFAKLVIVAEDIAARDGLIRLIRNRVAAGDFPESRVRAETLLYGPPVDWPVSIRVMGPEANQLRTIGKKVRDIIASHANTENSHLEWDERTPGIDIRFDKDRLRLFGLTPEEVAYQLQFQLSGLAITTLRDGIRLTPVVGRAKAEDITQIQNLEIVSEEGRRISFNQVGEADVVYEEPVIRRYNREPFVAVNADVRGAQAKDVTADVWAALAELRAQMPVGYSLQIGGSVEQSSKGEHSIQVLQPLMIVLMLVFVMLQMRSFKGTLVVILTAPLGLIGAVAALLIFNQPFGFVATLGIIGLAGILMRNTLILTQQISDNMKEGMLIRSAVIEAGVQRSRPVILTALAAVLAFVPLTIDSFWGPLAYVLIGGVSLGTVATLVFVPALYAIFYRIPDSDYS; from the coding sequence ATGGCTTTTCCCAATCTCTCCAGAATCGCTGTGCGAGAAAGCTCGGTTACGCTCTTTTTTATTACGCTTTCCTTGGTTGCAGGCCTTTACGCTTTTACGTCTTTGGGTCGGGCCGAAGATCCTGATTTCACGGTAAGAGTCATGATGGTGACTGTTCTGTGGCCGGGTGCTGCCGCTGATGAATTACAAGATAGTGTGGTTGATCGGTTGGAAAAACGCATTCAGGAAGTGGAGGATTTGTACAAAATTGAGACAACGGTGCGGGCGGGGCGGGCCGACTTGCAGGTTGAGTTCCAGGATTACACCGACGCCAAGCATGTCCCCGATCGCTTTTATCAGGTCCGGCGTCGCATGCAGGATGAAGCATCCCAGTTACCGGACGGGGTTATCGGGCCTATCGTAAATGAGGACTTCGGTGATGTGTATTTCACCCTGGTTGCGCTGACGGCATCAGGTGTCGCGCAGCGAGAATTGATCCGGGATGCCGAGGCGATTCGGGACAGGGTACAGCGCGTTCAGGGAGTTGAAAAAGCCGAGATTTTAGGTGAGCGATCAGAACAGGTATTTGTTGATTTCGACATGACGAAGTTACAAGGGTTAGGAGTGTCTCTTACCGATATTATCGAGGCTATTCAAGCCAATAACCGACTCTTGCCTGCGGGCCATATTTCCACGGCAGGCCCTAAAGTCTACCTCCGCCTGGACGATGATTTATCGAACCTGGAGGCTTTGCAAGAGGTACCTGTCCGAATTGATGAACATCTGATCAGACTGGGTGATATTGCCACTATATCCAGAGGGTACGAAGATCCTCCCAGCTATCTCATTCGCTCATCCGGAGAGGACGCTCTACTGATTGGTGTGGTCATGCGGCGTGGAGAGAATGGCCTGGCGTTTGGTAAACGGTTAAGAGCATTCTGGGAAAACGAAAGAGTAATGCTTCCTCTGGGAATGGAGCTTGACCTGCTGACAAATCAGGAAGAAGCCATTATTGGTGCGGTCAACCTTTTCCAGGTTAAGTTTCTGGTTGCCGTGCTCGTGGTGATGGCCGTTACAATGCTGGCGGTTGGCCTGCGGGCCGGGATCGTGGTGGGAATTGCTATTCCAGTCACTCTTGGACTCTCATTTATTGTGATGCTCGCAATGGGCATTAACCTTGATCGTATTACACTCGGGGCGCTCATTATTGCACTGGGGCTGTTGGTTGATGATGCCATCATTGCCATCGAGATGATGATTGTGAAGCTGGAAGAAGGATGGGACAAGCTACTGGCGGCGTCTCATGCCTGGAATGTGACCGCCGCTCCAATGCTCTACGGGACTCTGGTAACGGTTGCCGGTTTTGTACCTATAGGATTTGCCCGCTCCAGTGTCGGTGAGTACGCAGGCAACATTTTCTGGGTATTGGCCATTGCGTTGTTACTTTCCTGGGTGGTTGCCGTTGTGTTTACTCCTTATCTGGGGGTGAAAATTTTGCCAGATAACCTGTATCACAGCTCTCATAGCAACAAGGAAGCCTATTCCTCACGTCCCTACCGTATGCTCAGGAAGCTTATTATCGGCACCCTGGCGCATCGAAAAATCGTTGTTCTGAGTACGTTTGCATTATTGTTTATATCTATAGTGGGCATGATTGGTCCAGTCCAGAAGCAGTTTTTCCCCGTCTCTGATCGTCTTGAGGTGCTGGTCAGTATTTATCATCCACAAGGCACTTCGATTGAAGCCACCGACGCTACCGTCCAAAAAATAGAACGACTGATGGAGGGCACCAGCGGCATCAAGTCCATGTCGGCTTATATTGGAGCAGGGGCTCCCCGGTTTTTTATCTCTGCCAGCCCGGAGCAGCCGAACAGTGCTTTCGCCAAGCTGGTTATCGTGGCAGAAGACATCGCAGCCCGAGACGGCTTGATCCGATTGATTCGTAACCGGGTAGCGGCCGGTGATTTTCCGGAGTCACGAGTCAGAGCTGAAACACTCCTTTACGGCCCACCGGTTGACTGGCCAGTCAGTATTCGAGTGATGGGGCCAGAGGCCAATCAGCTGCGTACTATTGGTAAAAAGGTGAGAGATATTATCGCGAGCCATGCCAACACTGAAAACAGTCATCTGGAATGGGATGAACGCACACCTGGTATCGATATTCGCTTCGACAAAGACCGGCTCCGGTTGTTTGGCTTGACGCCAGAAGAAGTTGCTTATCAGCTGCAATTTCAACTATCCGGGTTGGCCATTACAACGTTAAGGGATGGTATTCGATTGACCCCGGTGGTTGGTCGGGCCAAGGCAGAAGATATTACACAGATTCAGAATCTTGAAATTGTCAGTGAAGAGGGGCGACGCATTTCATTTAACCAGGTTGGCGAAGCGGATGTCGTCTACGAAGAACCTGTAATCCGGCGTTATAACCGGGAACCGTTTGTGGCGGTTAATGCTGATGTTCGAGGAGCACAGGCCAAAGATGTTACGGCCGACGTATGGGCAGCGCTAGCGGAGTTGCGCGCACAAATGCCAGTTGGCTATTCTTTGCAAATCGGTGGTTCAGTTGAGCAATCCTCGAAAGGCGAGCACTCCATTCAAGTGCTACAACCCCTTATGATCGTGTTGATGCTTGTTTTTGTGATGCTGCAGATGCGCTCCTTCAAAGGTACGCTGGTGGTGATATTGACGGCACCACTGGGTTTGATTGGTGCTGTGGCCGCGCTGCTGATCTTTAACCAGCCATTTGGCTTTGTGGCAACGTTGGGGATTATTGGTCTCGCCGGTATTCTGATGCGTAACACCCTAATCCTGACCCAGCAAATTTCAGATAATATGAAAGAGGGCATGCTGATTCGAAGTGCCGTCATTGAAGCGGGTGTGCAGAGATCCCGGCCCGTTATTCTGACCGCTCTGGCTGCGGTGTTGGCGTTTGTACCACTGACCATCGATAGCTTCTGGGGCCCGCTGGCTTACGTTCTTATTGGTGGCGTTTCACTGGGCACCGTGGCCACGCTGGTATTTGTACCGGCGCTTTATGCCATATTCTACCGAATACCTGATAGCGATTATTCGTAG